A window from Peromyscus eremicus chromosome 1, PerEre_H2_v1, whole genome shotgun sequence encodes these proteins:
- the Phkg2 gene encoding phosphorylase b kinase gamma catalytic chain, liver/testis isoform isoform X1, translating into MTLDVGPEDELPDWAAAKEFYQKYDPKDVIGRGVSSVVRRCVHRATGDEFAVKIMEVTAERLSPEQLEEVREATQREMNILRQVAGHPHIITLIDSYESSSFMFLVFDLMRKGELFDYLTEKVALSEKETRSIMRSLLEAVSFLHANNIVHRDLKPENILLDDNMQIRLSDFGFSCHLEPGEKLRELCGTPGYLAPEILRCSMDETHPGYGKEVDLWACGVILFTLLAGSPPFWHRRQILMLRMIMEGQYQFSSPEWDDRSNTVKDLISRLLQVDPEERLTAEQALQHPFFERCEGSQSWNLTPRQKFRVAVWTILAAGRVALSTHRLRPLTKNALLRDPYALRPVRRLIDSCAFRLYGHWVKKGEQQNRAALFQHQPPRPFSVVATEEEGDSNAIPEDEAALVLG; encoded by the exons ATGACGTTGGACGTGGGGCCGGAGGATGAGCTGCCCGACTGGGCTGCGGCCAAAGAGTTTTACCAGAAGTACGACCCTAAGGACGTCATTGGCAG AGGCGTGAGCTCTGTGGTCCGCCGCTGCGTCCATCGGGCTACTGGTGATGAGTTCGCAGTGAAGATCATGGAGGTGACAGCTGAGCGGCTGAGTCCTGAGCAGCTGGAGGAGGTCCGGGAAGCCACACAGCGAGAGATGAACATCCTTCGCCAGGTCGCTGGCCACCCCCATATCA TCACTCTCATCGATTCCTACGAGTCTTCTAGCTTCATGTTCCTGGTGTTTGACCT GATGCGGAAAGGAGAGCTATTTGACTATCTCACGGAGAAGGTGGCCCTCTCAGAAAAGGAAACCAG GTCCATCATGAGGTCTCTGCTGGAAGCAGTGAGCTTTCTCCATGCCAACAACATTGTACACCGAGACCTGAAGCCTGAGAATATTCTCCTAGACGACAATATGCAGATCCGCCTTTCAGATTTTGGGTTCTCCTGCCATTTGGAACCTGGTGAAAAGCTTCGAG agCTGTGTGGGACTCCAGGGTATCTAGCACCAGAGATCCTTAGGTGCTCCATGGATGAAACCCACCCGGGCTACGGCAAGGAAGTCGACCT CTGGGCCTGTGGGGTGATCCTGTTCACACTTCTGGCTGGCTCACCACCATTCTGGCACCGGCGCCAAATCCTAATGCTGCGCATGATCATGGAAGGTCAATACCAGTTTAGTTCACCCGAGTGGGACGATCGTTCAAACACCGTCAAAGATCTG ATCTCAAGGCTGCTGCAGGTGGATCCTGAGGAGCGCTTGACCGCCGAGCAGGCCCTGCAGCACCCGTTCTTTGAGCGCTGTGAAGGCAGCCAATCCTGGAACCTCACCCCACGACAGAAGTTCCGG GTGGCAGTGTGGACAATACTGGCTGCTGGACGAGTGGCATTAAGCACTCACCGTTTACGACCGCTAACCAAGAATGCACTGTTGAGAGACCCCTATGCACTGCGGCCAGTCCGGCGCCTCATCGACAGCTGTGCCTTCCGGCTCTACGGGCACTGGGTGAAGAAGGGCGAGCAGCAGAACCGGGCCGCTCTCTTCCAGCACCAGCCGCCTAGGCCTTTCTCTGTTGTGGCCACTGAAGAAGAAGGGGACTCCAACGCCATCCCAGAGGATGAGGCTGCACTGGTGCTGGGCTAG
- the Cfap119 gene encoding cilia- and flagella-associated protein 119 has protein sequence MISPTSSQIMGVKVQSEFEQLPKLQQDLERCPSSVGGLAMRTGTDVPTESAASATTSMDMAEDPGANLFPPPLPQSRICMWKYLDIHSMHRLEKAATVEEMREVLAELLELGCPEQSLRDAIILDLFSHVLIFCRQQGFSLEQTSAACALLQDLHKACVATPLGNVEECYRYFTSSLFCHGVRRPPFSIDLFKEEQLLALADYVVNTYFRHFKLYKYVFTPQVRLDLSLTYMGLQLPKSWPEEKEDGEATAEQGASPQEEEPETVTQPEQQPSEVCILQTYIKTQLSKGLRQLQQLVEERLKESEERVSSKLAALERPHQPPPSKGKAKTK, from the exons ATGATCAGCCCCACATCCAGCCAGATCATGGGTGTTAAGGTGCAGTCGGAATTTGAACAGCTCCCCAAACTGCAGCAGGATCTGGAGAGGTGTCCCAGCTCGGTGGGTGGATTGGCCATGAGGACTGGAACAGACGTGCCGACCGAGTCTGCCGCATCGGCCACTACCTCTATGGACATGGCTGAAGATCCTGGAGCCAACTTATTCCCG CCACCGCTACCCCAGTCCCGGATCTGTATGTG GAAATACCTGGACATCCATTCTATGCACAGACTGGAGaaggcagccactgtggaagagaTGAGAGA ggTTCTGGCTGAGCTCTTggagcttggctgtcctgagcAGAGCCTACGGGATGCCATTATCTTGGACCTCTTTTCCCATGTGCTCATCTTCTGCCGCCAGCAGGGCTTTTCACTAGAGCAGACATCAGCAGCTTGTGCCTTGCTCCAAGATCTTCACAAGGCCTGTGTTG CTACCCCTTTGGGCAATGTGGAGGAGTGCTACCGTTACTTTACGAGCAGTCTCTTCTGCCATGGAGTCAGG CGGCCCCCTTTCAGCATCGACCTCTTTAAAGAGGAACAGCTGCTGGCGTTGGCAGACTATGTGGTCAACACCTACTTCCGCCACTTCAAGCTCTACAAATACGTCTTCACACCCCAG GTTCGGCTGGACCTGTCTTTGACTTACATGGGGCTACAGCTACCCAAGTCCTGGCCGGAGG AAAAAGAAGATGGCGAGGCCACAGCAGAACAAGGAGCTTCTCCACAGGaggaagaaccagaaactgtgaCCCAGCCAGAGCAACAGCCAA GTGAGGTGTGCATCCTCCAAACCTATATCAAGACCCAGCTGAGCAAGGGGCTGAGGCAGCTGCAGCAGCTGGTGGAGGAGCGCCTCAAGGAGAGCGAGGAGAGGGTGAGCAGCAAACTGGCTGCCCTGGAGCGGCCCCACCAGCCCCCGCCCAGTAAAGGCAAGGCCAAGACCAAGTGA
- the Phkg2 gene encoding phosphorylase b kinase gamma catalytic chain, liver/testis isoform isoform X2 encodes MFLVFDLMRKGELFDYLTEKVALSEKETRSIMRSLLEAVSFLHANNIVHRDLKPENILLDDNMQIRLSDFGFSCHLEPGEKLRELCGTPGYLAPEILRCSMDETHPGYGKEVDLWACGVILFTLLAGSPPFWHRRQILMLRMIMEGQYQFSSPEWDDRSNTVKDLISRLLQVDPEERLTAEQALQHPFFERCEGSQSWNLTPRQKFRVAVWTILAAGRVALSTHRLRPLTKNALLRDPYALRPVRRLIDSCAFRLYGHWVKKGEQQNRAALFQHQPPRPFSVVATEEEGDSNAIPEDEAALVLG; translated from the exons ATGTTCCTGGTGTTTGACCT GATGCGGAAAGGAGAGCTATTTGACTATCTCACGGAGAAGGTGGCCCTCTCAGAAAAGGAAACCAG GTCCATCATGAGGTCTCTGCTGGAAGCAGTGAGCTTTCTCCATGCCAACAACATTGTACACCGAGACCTGAAGCCTGAGAATATTCTCCTAGACGACAATATGCAGATCCGCCTTTCAGATTTTGGGTTCTCCTGCCATTTGGAACCTGGTGAAAAGCTTCGAG agCTGTGTGGGACTCCAGGGTATCTAGCACCAGAGATCCTTAGGTGCTCCATGGATGAAACCCACCCGGGCTACGGCAAGGAAGTCGACCT CTGGGCCTGTGGGGTGATCCTGTTCACACTTCTGGCTGGCTCACCACCATTCTGGCACCGGCGCCAAATCCTAATGCTGCGCATGATCATGGAAGGTCAATACCAGTTTAGTTCACCCGAGTGGGACGATCGTTCAAACACCGTCAAAGATCTG ATCTCAAGGCTGCTGCAGGTGGATCCTGAGGAGCGCTTGACCGCCGAGCAGGCCCTGCAGCACCCGTTCTTTGAGCGCTGTGAAGGCAGCCAATCCTGGAACCTCACCCCACGACAGAAGTTCCGG GTGGCAGTGTGGACAATACTGGCTGCTGGACGAGTGGCATTAAGCACTCACCGTTTACGACCGCTAACCAAGAATGCACTGTTGAGAGACCCCTATGCACTGCGGCCAGTCCGGCGCCTCATCGACAGCTGTGCCTTCCGGCTCTACGGGCACTGGGTGAAGAAGGGCGAGCAGCAGAACCGGGCCGCTCTCTTCCAGCACCAGCCGCCTAGGCCTTTCTCTGTTGTGGCCACTGAAGAAGAAGGGGACTCCAACGCCATCCCAGAGGATGAGGCTGCACTGGTGCTGGGCTAG